The segment AGCGCGCCCCCGCCCGGGAGCAGCGCCGCCGCGGAAAACTGACCGGGCATTCGGGGGCTCCCGCCGACCATCGCAAAGCGGCTGGTCTCTGGATCGAAAACCTCGGAGTGCTCAGCCCCGCCGGCAATCAGAATCTTCCCCGACGGAAGGACGAGCGACGTCCCGCGATGCTTGTACCGGGCCAGGTGCATGTCGCCCCCGGCCGCGAATCGTCCCGTGTCCGGGTCATAGAACTCGGTGCTCTTGAAGGTGCCCTCATCGTCCCGCTGGTCGGCCCCGCCGTTGATCAGGACCCGTCCGTCCGGCAAGAGCACGCCATCGTGCTTGTGCCGGGGGATGGTCATCTCGCCGGTGCCGGCAAATGTGCCGGCGGCGGGATCAAACACTTCGGCGCTGGCGTAGATGGTGATCTGGGTGCCCCGCCCGCTGTGGCCCCCGGCCACAAGCACCCGTCCATCCGACAGCCGCACGGCCACGTGACTTTCGCGGGGCACGCTCATGCTCCCCGTCGGCGAGAAGCGGCCCGTCGCCGGGTCGAAGATCTCGGCGCTGGCGAGAAAGAGCCAACCCCTCGAAACCCCGCCGATCAGGAGCACGCGGCCGTCGGCAAGGAGGACCGCGACATGGTCGGCGCGCGGCGTCCCGAGCGGGCCGGTCGGGGTAAACCGACCAGTGGTGGGGTCGTAGATCTCGGCCGATGACAGGTAGGCTCCCGACTCGGCGTACCCTCCGGCCAGGAGCACTCGGCCATCGGGGAGCACCGTCGCGGAATGGCTGAATCGCCGGGTCCGCATCGGGCCGGTCACCTTGAAGCGGTTGCTGGCCGGATCGAACCGAACCGCGCCCGCCACCGGCTGTCCCTCGCCGCCCATCCCTCCCGCCACGAGGATGGTGCCATCCGCCAGCGGCGACGCCGAGTGGGAGGCGCGAGGAGCCTCCATCGCCCGCGCAAACCGCAGCGTGCCGACGCCCGGATCTGCGGAACGCGCCCCCAGGGTCAGGAGGAGCAGGCCGGCAATCCAGCCGCCTCGTGGCGTCGCCCTCATCTTGTCACCGCTTCAGGTCGAGGTCGATGCTTCGCGGTGCGGCCGCGCCCGAGTCATCCACCAGCCCGGTGTGCAGTGTCGGGATCCGGATTTCCCGCGTCGCCGGAAACATCTCGAAGTAGGCCTGGA is part of the Gemmatimonadales bacterium genome and harbors:
- a CDS encoding kelch repeat-containing protein, which produces MRATPRGGWIAGLLLLTLGARSADPGVGTLRFARAMEAPRASHSASPLADGTILVAGGMGGEGQPVAGAVRFDPASNRFKVTGPMRTRRFSHSATVLPDGRVLLAGGYAESGAYLSSAEIYDPTTGRFTPTGPLGTPRADHVAVLLADGRVLLIGGVSRGWLFLASAEIFDPATGRFSPTGSMSVPRESHVAVRLSDGRVLVAGGHSGRGTQITIYASAEVFDPAAGTFAGTGEMTIPRHKHDGVLLPDGRVLINGGADQRDDEGTFKSTEFYDPDTGRFAAGGDMHLARYKHRGTSLVLPSGKILIAGGAEHSEVFDPETSRFAMVGGSPRMPGQFSAAALLPGGGALISGGYGRGQGPTNRAWRYVP